In the genome of Paenibacillus sp. FSL R5-0766, one region contains:
- a CDS encoding beta-glucoside-specific PTS transporter subunit IIABC — translation MDKQQLSKDILKLVGGEENIDQVTHCMTRLRFNLNDNKKADKATLKNTPGVMGVMENGGQFQVIIGNDVPIVYNALVGNMSKSPNADNAASSASTGEKKKRNPVSALFDFISGIFTPILPAITGAGMIKGIVAILVALGWLSDTSSTYIILSAIGDGAFYFLPIILAISAARKLGSNMYIGAALAAGIMHPTITALLAEGDSTFAGIKVIAATYSSTVIPIILAIWIASYVEKAVDRVTHASLKLLVVPTVTLLIMVPLTLMTVGPLGTVLGNGLSGGISWLFDNMSIFASILIGGTMSLLIITGMHYALLPIVVGSMTTLGYDFIIPLMFAANLAQGGAAFGVGLRSRNSKTKSLAYSTGLTAVMGITEPAMYGINMKFKKPFIAALIGGAIAGGFMGIFNVKSYVITGLAGLPSVAAFISPAISTLLYALAGGLIAIVAAAVLTYILGFQEENASEPVAAPAAEPAPAATTSAAVTEEAKAQDEQVFSPITGEVKPLSEVPDPAFSEEIMGKGFAIQPSEGRVVSPINGTVFSLSKSGHAIGLVSDTGAEMLIHIGIDTVKLKGQFFSPKVQAGAKVTVGDVLMEFDREEIEKAGYTTITPVIITNMHQYESIESAGRTTIKEKDLLFTAKA, via the coding sequence ATGGATAAACAACAATTGTCCAAGGATATTTTGAAGCTTGTCGGTGGCGAAGAGAATATCGATCAAGTCACACACTGTATGACAAGACTCAGATTCAACCTCAATGACAACAAAAAAGCGGACAAAGCGACGCTGAAAAATACACCAGGCGTTATGGGTGTTATGGAGAACGGTGGACAGTTTCAGGTCATCATCGGTAACGATGTGCCTATCGTGTATAACGCACTTGTTGGCAACATGTCCAAATCTCCAAACGCAGATAATGCAGCATCAAGTGCCTCAACTGGAGAAAAGAAAAAGAGAAATCCGGTAAGTGCGTTGTTCGACTTCATTTCCGGTATATTTACACCGATTCTGCCAGCGATTACAGGTGCAGGTATGATCAAAGGGATCGTGGCTATCCTTGTTGCCCTGGGCTGGTTGTCCGATACCAGCTCGACTTACATCATTTTGTCCGCAATTGGTGACGGTGCATTCTACTTCCTGCCAATCATTCTGGCGATCAGTGCTGCACGTAAACTGGGTAGCAATATGTACATTGGCGCGGCACTTGCCGCAGGTATAATGCATCCAACGATTACCGCGTTACTTGCTGAAGGGGATTCAACATTTGCAGGCATTAAAGTCATTGCCGCAACGTATTCCTCCACAGTAATTCCGATCATTCTCGCCATCTGGATTGCTTCTTATGTAGAGAAAGCCGTTGATCGTGTAACACATGCTTCACTTAAACTCTTGGTTGTTCCAACAGTAACACTGTTAATTATGGTTCCACTGACGTTGATGACAGTAGGTCCATTGGGTACGGTTCTTGGTAATGGTTTGTCAGGTGGTATTTCATGGTTGTTCGATAACATGTCCATCTTCGCAAGTATCTTGATTGGTGGTACGATGTCACTGCTGATCATTACAGGTATGCACTATGCGTTGCTGCCAATCGTTGTAGGTTCAATGACAACACTGGGTTACGACTTTATCATTCCACTGATGTTTGCAGCTAACTTGGCACAAGGTGGCGCAGCATTTGGTGTAGGTCTCAGATCGAGAAATAGCAAAACCAAATCCCTTGCTTATTCCACAGGTCTTACGGCTGTCATGGGGATTACGGAACCAGCGATGTACGGTATCAACATGAAGTTCAAAAAACCGTTTATTGCAGCCCTTATCGGGGGAGCGATTGCCGGTGGGTTCATGGGTATCTTCAATGTTAAATCTTACGTTATTACAGGACTTGCAGGTCTGCCGAGTGTGGCAGCATTTATCAGTCCAGCAATTAGCACACTGCTCTATGCTCTGGCTGGTGGTTTGATTGCCATCGTAGCTGCGGCAGTACTGACGTACATTCTTGGGTTCCAGGAAGAAAATGCATCAGAGCCAGTAGCTGCACCAGCAGCTGAGCCGGCACCAGCAGCAACAACTTCTGCTGCTGTAACTGAAGAAGCAAAAGCACAAGATGAGCAAGTATTCAGCCCAATCACAGGTGAAGTTAAACCGCTGAGCGAAGTGCCAGACCCTGCATTCTCTGAAGAAATTATGGGTAAAGGATTCGCAATTCAACCATCTGAAGGTCGCGTCGTATCTCCGATCAACGGAACCGTGTTCTCGTTATCGAAGAGTGGACATGCCATTGGTTTGGTAAGTGACACAGGCGCAGAGATGTTGATTCATATCGGGATTGATACCGTGAAGCTGAAAGGTCAATTCTTCTCTCCTAAAGTTCAAGCAGGTGCGAAGGTTACCGTAGGTGATGTATTGATGGAGTTTGACCGGGAAGAGATCGAAAAAGCCGGTTACACAACGATTACACCAGTCATTATTACAAACATGCATCAGTATGAGTCCATTGAGTCTGCTGGTCGCACTACGATCAAAGAAAAAGACTTGTTGTTCACAGCTAAAGCTTAA
- a CDS encoding PRD domain-containing protein, which produces MKIEKVLNNNVVTVIDPGGNELVVMGRGIAFKKHTGESIDESLVEKIFSLESKEVSQKLKTLLSDIPVEYVECSDEIIRYAETVLGEKLHESIYISLTDHIHFAIDRHRQGLQIRNALFWEIKRMYRKEYAIGLKALQIIEETLGVLLPEDECAFIAMHLVNAQMNGEMRETISITNIVKDILNIVRRSFVIELDEDSLSYYRFLTHLKFFAQRVLQGTAIEDKEEDNPLHDLVSKQYPEAHACAVRISDYTRKIYNRVLSKEEILYLTIHIERVVRNEQTIE; this is translated from the coding sequence ATGAAAATTGAGAAGGTGCTGAACAACAACGTAGTTACCGTAATTGATCCGGGAGGAAACGAACTGGTCGTTATGGGACGTGGAATTGCCTTCAAAAAGCATACTGGTGAATCGATTGACGAGAGTCTCGTCGAAAAAATATTCTCGCTTGAAAGTAAGGAAGTATCACAGAAACTCAAAACACTTCTGTCTGATATCCCGGTTGAATATGTCGAGTGCTCGGATGAGATTATCCGTTATGCCGAGACGGTGTTAGGTGAGAAGCTGCATGAAAGCATCTACATTTCACTGACGGATCATATTCATTTTGCCATTGATCGACATCGTCAAGGATTGCAGATCCGTAACGCATTGTTCTGGGAGATCAAGCGCATGTACCGGAAGGAATATGCCATTGGACTCAAGGCGCTACAGATTATTGAGGAAACGTTAGGTGTCCTGTTACCCGAAGACGAATGCGCATTCATTGCAATGCATCTGGTTAATGCCCAGATGAACGGTGAGATGAGGGAAACGATCAGTATTACAAACATTGTTAAGGACATACTTAACATCGTAAGACGTAGCTTTGTGATTGAACTTGATGAAGATTCATTGAGTTATTATCGATTTTTAACTCATCTGAAGTTCTTTGCCCAACGTGTGTTGCAAGGAACGGCGATTGAAGATAAAGAAGAAGATAATCCCCTTCATGACTTGGTGAGCAAGCAGTATCCGGAAGCACATGCATGTGCAGTAAGGATCAGTGACTATACGCGTAAGATCTATAATCGGGTGTTGTCCAAGGAAGAGATATTGTATCTGACCATTCATATTGAACGAGTTGTCAGAAATGAACAAACAATTGAATAA
- a CDS encoding glycoside hydrolase family 1 protein: protein MDMTTPFPKEFLWGGAVAANQLEGAYNTDGKGLSVQDVMPHGITTPRTEGPTEDNLKLIGIDFYNRYKEDVKLFAEMGFKVFRTSIAWSRIFPKGDELEPNEKGLQFYDDLFDECHKYGIEPLVTISHYETPLHLSKTYDGWVNRKMIDFYERYVTVLFNRFKGKVKYWLTFNEINSILEEPFMSGGIYTPKAKLSKQDLYQAIHHELVASALAVKLGHEIMPEAKIGCMVLSMPTYPLTPNPDDVVAAMHAEQRNDIFADIHARGYYPKYINRYFKANNINIKFEDGDAEILKHTVDFISFSYYVSICETGDPEKRVEGKGNLFAGVQNPYLKASEWGWQIDPQGLRVTLNKYWDRYQKPLFIVENGLGAVDELITDENGNKTVNDDYRIQYLNDHLVQVGEALEDGVEVMGYTSWGCIDLVSASTAEMKKRYGFIYVDRNNDGSGTLDRYKKKSFHWYKEVISTNGASLKNNNE, encoded by the coding sequence ATTGATATGACTACACCATTTCCGAAAGAATTCCTATGGGGCGGCGCTGTAGCAGCCAACCAACTTGAAGGAGCTTATAATACAGATGGCAAAGGGCTGTCTGTTCAAGATGTTATGCCACACGGGATTACAACGCCTAGAACGGAAGGTCCTACAGAGGATAACCTGAAACTGATCGGGATTGATTTTTATAACCGTTACAAAGAGGATGTTAAACTGTTTGCTGAAATGGGCTTCAAAGTGTTCCGTACATCCATCGCTTGGTCCCGTATCTTCCCTAAAGGTGATGAATTGGAGCCAAATGAGAAAGGTCTGCAATTCTACGATGACCTTTTCGATGAGTGCCACAAATATGGTATTGAACCACTCGTAACGATCTCTCACTATGAGACACCGCTGCATCTGTCCAAAACATATGATGGCTGGGTTAACCGGAAAATGATCGATTTCTACGAGCGTTATGTAACAGTGCTATTCAACCGTTTCAAAGGCAAAGTTAAATACTGGCTGACGTTTAATGAAATCAACTCCATCCTGGAGGAGCCATTCATGAGCGGCGGGATCTATACGCCAAAAGCAAAACTGTCCAAGCAGGATCTGTACCAAGCGATCCATCACGAACTGGTAGCCAGTGCGTTAGCTGTGAAACTGGGTCATGAAATTATGCCTGAAGCCAAAATCGGCTGTATGGTACTGAGCATGCCTACGTATCCGTTGACTCCGAATCCGGATGATGTGGTTGCAGCGATGCATGCGGAACAGCGCAATGATATCTTTGCTGATATCCATGCACGTGGTTACTATCCGAAATACATTAATCGTTATTTCAAAGCGAATAATATCAATATCAAGTTTGAAGATGGCGATGCTGAAATTCTGAAGCACACCGTAGACTTTATCTCATTCAGTTATTATGTAAGTATCTGTGAGACAGGTGATCCGGAGAAACGGGTTGAAGGAAAAGGAAACCTGTTCGCAGGTGTGCAAAACCCTTATCTCAAAGCGAGCGAGTGGGGCTGGCAGATTGATCCGCAAGGACTACGCGTAACGCTGAACAAATACTGGGACCGTTATCAAAAACCATTGTTTATTGTCGAAAATGGTCTGGGCGCAGTCGATGAGCTGATTACGGACGAAAATGGCAATAAAACGGTGAACGATGATTACCGTATTCAATACTTGAATGACCATCTGGTACAGGTTGGCGAAGCTCTTGAGGATGGCGTAGAAGTGATGGGTTATACGTCATGGGGCTGTATTGACCTGGTAAGTGCTTCAACAGCAGAGATGAAGAAACGTTATGGTTTCATCTATGTAGACCGCAACAATGACGGTTCAGGAACATTGGATCGTTACAAGAAAAAATCATTCCATTGGTACAAGGAAGTTATTAGTACAAATGGCGCAAGTCTTAAGAACAACAACGAGTAA
- a CDS encoding S-layer homology domain-containing protein, with protein sequence MNTKSMGWMLALTLSLSVIWPATVGAESNQVTRIQANTYVGDPGEMVESFDISVANPEKYQNLKASDFEITGNYDGYPLNEAEEIIQNEYEDDGIKLTITDRTIHMAVKPFKYPGGFKSAFAVTSKAYPELSFDDKNVNVIKTRTVDEFENGQFTGSNGANLSYQLKRSTSEEPKPLMVWLHGGGEVGTDGRSHLTANRGAVVWTESGYDTSVLAVQYPENYSFKIYDNPQQLAQMQAYFVAQYELIQKLVAEGEVDPNRIYLSGVSSGGGGAFRFLTQYPDLFAGAIIVAAKDTVADYTGSVEAFKKELKDIVDVPVWIMHAKNDPTTDSRTSSLAYQALTELGAKHVNMILYDDAYMDSQRLYGGMKHWSWVPAFDNKEVLADLFQLSKGTSGEQDGGNIEHGTKPTEPVTRAQIALVLADKLNLPEVSESAYPYTDSAPEWARQAIVTVTKAGLMKGVSNQIFASGEEVTRAQMAVIVDHILTSRGWNATDESTVVLFNDLNDKHWAFEAVQNSAKAGIMSGMSRDQFGSSKSITGAQLELIMQRLEQLPTN encoded by the coding sequence ATGAACACAAAAAGTATGGGATGGATGCTTGCCCTGACACTAAGTCTGAGTGTGATCTGGCCAGCAACCGTTGGTGCGGAAAGCAACCAGGTTACTCGAATCCAGGCCAATACCTATGTTGGTGATCCTGGAGAGATGGTAGAGTCCTTTGACATTAGTGTAGCGAATCCGGAGAAATATCAGAATCTGAAAGCTTCAGACTTCGAAATTACTGGCAATTATGATGGCTATCCTTTAAATGAAGCGGAAGAGATCATACAAAATGAGTATGAAGATGACGGAATAAAATTGACAATTACGGATCGTACCATCCATATGGCGGTAAAGCCTTTTAAATATCCAGGTGGATTTAAGTCAGCATTTGCAGTCACAAGCAAGGCGTATCCTGAACTTTCTTTTGACGATAAAAATGTAAATGTAATCAAAACGCGTACGGTCGATGAGTTTGAAAACGGACAATTTACAGGCAGTAATGGTGCGAACTTGTCCTATCAACTGAAACGAAGCACGTCCGAAGAACCAAAGCCGCTCATGGTATGGCTCCATGGTGGTGGCGAGGTTGGTACGGACGGGCGAAGTCATCTTACTGCGAATCGTGGAGCTGTAGTCTGGACGGAATCAGGGTATGATACTTCTGTACTGGCCGTACAGTATCCTGAGAATTACAGTTTCAAAATCTATGATAACCCGCAGCAACTGGCCCAGATGCAGGCGTACTTCGTGGCGCAGTATGAGTTGATTCAGAAGCTGGTTGCTGAAGGTGAAGTTGATCCGAATCGGATCTATCTGTCTGGTGTTTCCAGTGGGGGTGGCGGTGCCTTCCGTTTCTTGACACAATATCCCGATCTGTTTGCTGGAGCGATTATTGTAGCGGCCAAGGATACGGTAGCGGATTACACAGGATCTGTAGAAGCATTCAAAAAAGAACTGAAAGATATTGTGGATGTCCCAGTATGGATTATGCATGCAAAAAATGATCCAACCACTGACAGCCGGACAAGCTCTTTGGCTTATCAGGCTTTAACTGAGCTTGGAGCCAAGCATGTCAATATGATACTGTATGACGATGCATACATGGATAGCCAAAGACTGTATGGCGGCATGAAGCATTGGTCATGGGTACCGGCTTTTGACAACAAAGAAGTACTTGCCGACCTGTTCCAACTAAGCAAAGGAACTTCAGGGGAACAGGATGGAGGTAACATAGAACATGGAACAAAACCAACGGAGCCTGTGACAAGAGCGCAGATCGCCCTCGTGCTTGCCGACAAGTTAAATCTTCCTGAAGTATCCGAATCTGCTTACCCGTACACAGATTCTGCCCCTGAATGGGCTCGTCAGGCCATTGTAACAGTGACCAAGGCAGGGTTGATGAAAGGTGTCAGCAATCAGATATTTGCCTCGGGAGAGGAAGTAACACGTGCACAGATGGCAGTGATCGTAGACCATATTCTGACGAGTCGCGGCTGGAATGCTACAGACGAGTCAACTGTAGTATTGTTCAACGATTTGAATGATAAGCATTGGGCTTTTGAAGCCGTTCAAAATAGTGCCAAAGCCGGTATTATGTCCGGTATGTCCAGAGATCAATTTGGTTCATCAAAGTCGATTACGGGTGCTCAGCTGGAGCTGATCATGCAACGATTGGAACAACTGCCAACTAACTAA
- a CDS encoding glycoside hydrolase family 1 protein produces MTTAKKGFPENFLWGGATAANQLEGAFDKDGKGLSTADMIAHVPKEKRTGGHAMEISSSRIEEILSGKFEERFPKRFGIDFYHHFREDIALFAEMGFKVFRLSIHWARIFPNGYDQEPNEAGLKFYDEVFDELLKYGIEPLVTLSHYETPLGLTQKYNGWAGREVIQHYVRYAETVFNRYKNKVKYWLTFNEINVMLFSPYTGGGILIDKVDNKLQTTYQALHHQFVASALVTKLAHEIMPGSQVGCMLARMETYAATCNPVDVRLAQHENQINLFFTDMHARGKYPNYMARYFEENDIVIQKEAGDDEILLNNTVDFISFSYYMSVTKSASADKEETSGNLTGGVKNPYLEASDWGWEIDPIGLRVTLNNFWDRYQKPLFIVENGLGAYDRVEEDGSIHDSYRVDYLKKHIEQMKEAIKDGVDLIGFTAWGPIDLVSMSTSEMSKRYGFIYVDLDDEGNGTLKRSKKDSFDWYKNVISSNGEQL; encoded by the coding sequence ATGACCACGGCAAAAAAAGGATTCCCCGAAAACTTCCTATGGGGCGGCGCTACAGCTGCCAATCAATTGGAGGGTGCATTCGATAAGGACGGCAAAGGCCTCTCCACAGCGGACATGATCGCTCATGTTCCAAAAGAGAAGCGTACAGGCGGACATGCTATGGAAATTTCCTCTTCCCGAATCGAAGAGATCCTCTCCGGCAAATTTGAAGAACGTTTCCCGAAACGTTTTGGTATCGATTTCTACCATCACTTTAGAGAAGATATTGCATTGTTCGCTGAAATGGGCTTCAAAGTATTCCGTTTGTCCATTCACTGGGCACGTATTTTCCCGAACGGTTATGATCAAGAGCCAAATGAAGCAGGCTTGAAATTCTATGATGAAGTATTCGACGAATTGTTGAAATATGGCATCGAGCCGCTCGTTACATTGTCTCACTATGAGACACCGCTTGGCTTGACGCAAAAATATAACGGTTGGGCTGGCCGTGAAGTAATCCAGCACTATGTTCGATATGCAGAAACGGTGTTCAACCGTTATAAAAATAAAGTGAAATACTGGCTGACGTTTAATGAAATTAACGTCATGCTGTTCAGCCCTTACACTGGCGGCGGCATTCTGATCGATAAAGTGGACAACAAACTGCAAACCACTTATCAAGCGCTGCATCACCAGTTTGTAGCAAGTGCATTGGTAACGAAGCTTGCTCACGAGATTATGCCTGGATCCCAAGTGGGTTGTATGCTTGCTCGTATGGAAACTTATGCAGCAACATGTAATCCGGTAGATGTTCGTCTGGCTCAACACGAGAATCAAATCAACCTCTTCTTCACGGACATGCATGCTCGTGGTAAATATCCGAACTACATGGCTCGTTATTTTGAAGAAAACGACATCGTGATCCAAAAAGAAGCAGGCGATGACGAGATCTTGCTGAACAATACCGTTGATTTCATCTCCTTCAGCTACTACATGTCCGTAACCAAATCTGCATCTGCAGACAAGGAAGAAACATCGGGTAACCTGACTGGCGGCGTGAAAAACCCTTATCTGGAAGCATCCGACTGGGGCTGGGAGATCGATCCGATCGGTCTGCGCGTAACCCTGAACAACTTCTGGGATCGTTACCAGAAACCATTGTTCATCGTAGAAAATGGTCTGGGTGCATATGACCGTGTTGAAGAAGACGGTTCGATCCATGACTCCTATCGTGTGGATTACCTGAAAAAACACATCGAACAAATGAAAGAAGCCATCAAAGATGGCGTCGATCTGATTGGATTTACAGCATGGGGCCCGATTGACCTTGTGAGCATGTCCACTTCCGAAATGTCCAAACGTTATGGTTTCATCTACGTGGATCTGGATGACGAAGGTAACGGAACACTCAAACGTTCCAAAAAGGATTCATTCGACTGGTACAAAAACGTAATCTCCAGTAATGGTGAGCAACTGTAG
- a CDS encoding antitoxin Xre/MbcA/ParS toxin-binding domain-containing protein: MSMKGIYLKEFNQASWDSFSELFEELGQKMDPAWVERARLQGIPADISRVLLCEMGEYAFEWMAKDIPALGDQSPAVYLETEEGAQALRAAIMRMPR, translated from the coding sequence ATGAGTATGAAAGGTATCTATTTAAAGGAGTTTAATCAGGCAAGCTGGGACTCATTTTCCGAATTGTTCGAAGAACTTGGACAAAAGATGGACCCTGCATGGGTAGAACGTGCGCGATTACAAGGGATTCCGGCAGATATAAGTCGGGTGCTTTTGTGTGAAATGGGGGAGTACGCTTTTGAATGGATGGCGAAAGATATCCCGGCTTTAGGGGACCAAAGTCCCGCTGTTTACCTGGAAACGGAGGAAGGAGCGCAGGCATTAAGGGCAGCGATTATGCGTATGCCGCGTTAA
- a CDS encoding suppressor of fused domain protein: MTQEENTSGWDAIDQSMRELYGEQEPKHYGTALPYMLGGPDPLDGISVYAVNTPMPHWHFVTYGFSELYEKEMQDASKSGYGFELTFRLTRSEAETDPPAWALNLLQNVGRYVFNSGNIFQPGDYMDANGPICLESDTLLTALSFIEDPDLPAISTPNGSVQFIQMVGITGRELEMIQSWNARGFLSASSMFMPKYVTDLMRNSYADIPSVIQAVEDGMEQDGSSTAFLFIQQLAWESPRKRLLQKSVPAKLQLGAKQAVLVGTILRSRISKGASLSLIGPDTNILFEAGEHPAVLESDRQVTLTVNKQIVDELAENLRPFEGTFEITSLDHIIVQIVRTEIKDQEGHVIQTIG; encoded by the coding sequence ATGACTCAGGAAGAAAACACATCCGGTTGGGATGCGATTGATCAATCCATGCGTGAATTGTATGGGGAACAGGAGCCAAAACACTACGGCACTGCCCTTCCGTATATGCTCGGTGGGCCTGATCCACTTGATGGTATCAGCGTCTATGCGGTGAACACACCTATGCCTCACTGGCATTTTGTCACATATGGTTTCTCTGAATTATATGAAAAAGAGATGCAGGATGCATCCAAGAGCGGGTATGGTTTTGAACTCACATTTCGTCTTACACGTAGTGAAGCAGAGACTGATCCGCCAGCCTGGGCGCTGAATCTGCTACAGAATGTAGGACGTTACGTGTTCAACAGCGGAAATATCTTTCAGCCAGGAGATTACATGGACGCCAATGGCCCCATCTGTCTGGAGTCTGATACTTTGCTGACTGCTCTCTCGTTTATTGAAGATCCGGATCTACCCGCAATCTCTACGCCTAATGGTTCAGTGCAATTTATTCAGATGGTTGGCATTACAGGTCGGGAACTGGAAATGATTCAAAGCTGGAATGCTCGTGGATTCCTGTCTGCCTCCTCCATGTTCATGCCCAAATATGTGACGGATCTGATGAGAAATTCGTACGCAGATATTCCTTCGGTTATACAAGCGGTTGAGGATGGAATGGAACAGGACGGGTCCAGCACAGCGTTTTTATTCATACAACAACTGGCTTGGGAGTCTCCTCGCAAAAGATTGCTGCAAAAATCGGTCCCGGCCAAACTCCAGCTTGGAGCCAAACAAGCCGTATTAGTTGGCACCATCCTTCGCAGCCGAATTTCGAAAGGTGCCTCCCTATCCTTGATCGGACCGGATACTAATATTCTGTTCGAAGCAGGAGAACATCCAGCCGTATTGGAGTCTGACAGACAAGTTACCCTGACGGTGAACAAACAAATTGTTGATGAGCTGGCAGAGAACCTTCGCCCGTTTGAAGGAACATTCGAGATAACTTCATTGGATCATATTATCGTTCAGATTGTTAGAACAGAGATTAAGGACCAGGAAGGACACGTCATTCAAACGATTGGATGA
- a CDS encoding LuxR C-terminal-related transcriptional regulator, whose translation MPAITFASQHEQSPTCSHAAGTAPFDYLPKSSLDRLRKINHFLIHAFQNSISVIKENLTGTYLFLLADTNGVLLSMNYSSDLKAVVEHSPIRPGMFFTAKSCGVNAISETMDNNKPVLLLPEQHESPYFQSWHCYASPLFMGSQHFGYLDVSTINADMQGELIAIAKLIPAYMQNCYQSQQTAELCDKPAVEFTERQLTILEMIAGGLTVKAIALKLKIKECTVNHHKKVIFNKLGVQSSTEAVSIASRMSYV comes from the coding sequence ATGCCTGCCATTACATTTGCCTCACAACACGAACAGTCCCCGACTTGCTCGCATGCAGCAGGAACGGCTCCGTTCGACTATTTACCAAAATCCAGTCTGGATAGGCTTCGTAAAATCAATCATTTCCTGATTCATGCATTCCAGAACAGTATCTCGGTTATCAAAGAGAATTTAACGGGCACTTATCTTTTTCTACTCGCCGATACCAACGGTGTGCTCCTCTCCATGAATTACAGTTCAGATCTAAAAGCTGTAGTAGAACATTCCCCCATTCGTCCGGGCATGTTCTTCACTGCAAAGAGCTGTGGAGTTAACGCCATATCAGAAACGATGGATAACAATAAGCCTGTACTGCTGCTGCCCGAGCAGCATGAAAGTCCTTATTTTCAAAGCTGGCATTGTTACGCCTCACCTCTGTTCATGGGATCACAACATTTCGGTTATCTGGATGTGTCCACCATCAATGCGGATATGCAGGGTGAACTGATCGCCATTGCCAAGCTAATTCCAGCGTACATGCAGAACTGTTACCAGAGTCAACAGACTGCTGAACTGTGCGACAAACCGGCAGTGGAGTTCACCGAGCGTCAGTTAACCATTCTGGAGATGATAGCCGGAGGCCTCACGGTAAAAGCCATTGCTTTGAAATTAAAGATCAAGGAATGCACCGTGAATCATCACAAAAAAGTGATTTTTAACAAATTAGGTGTGCAATCCAGCACAGAAGCTGTTTCAATTGCCAGCCGAATGTCTTATGTATAG
- a CDS encoding sugar O-acetyltransferase: protein MMREEERIMKGVLFSPSDPELKIIKRRAHNLSQRYSQTFEEQTEERNQILQQLLGQIGEGGFMQGPIFFHYGVHTRIGEHFFGNYNLTIQDDAQVTIGDYTSFGPNVTIVTPIHPMIASERRQMVDQNGDVKSLCYAKPVTIGNDVWISANVTVCGGVTIGDGCVIGAGSVVTRDIPPHSFAAGVPCKVIRKITDADSMRNYPDVLADCRVLEE, encoded by the coding sequence ATGATGCGTGAAGAAGAGAGAATCATGAAAGGCGTGTTGTTCAGTCCAAGTGATCCCGAATTAAAGATCATCAAAAGGCGGGCCCATAATCTCAGTCAGCGTTACAGTCAGACCTTTGAAGAACAGACTGAGGAAAGGAATCAGATATTACAACAGTTACTGGGGCAGATCGGTGAAGGTGGATTCATGCAAGGTCCCATCTTTTTTCATTATGGTGTGCATACCCGGATAGGCGAGCATTTCTTCGGTAATTACAATCTGACGATACAAGACGACGCACAAGTGACGATCGGAGACTATACCAGTTTTGGACCCAATGTCACGATTGTTACCCCCATTCACCCCATGATTGCCAGCGAGCGGAGACAGATGGTGGACCAGAACGGTGATGTGAAGTCACTATGTTATGCCAAACCGGTCACGATTGGTAACGATGTGTGGATCTCGGCAAACGTCACAGTGTGCGGGGGCGTAACGATTGGAGACGGCTGTGTGATCGGAGCAGGTAGCGTGGTGACTCGTGATATTCCACCGCATTCTTTTGCAGCAGGCGTACCGTGCAAAGTTATTCGCAAAATTACTGATGCGGACAGCATGCGAAACTATCCCGATGTTCTGGCAGATTGCCGTGTGCTGGAAGAATGA